In the uncultured Methanobacterium sp. genome, one interval contains:
- the mtrE gene encoding tetrahydromethanopterin S-methyltransferase subunit E, translated as MDPTSMIAGLGVVALMGAAATIAGAAEDLESDVGSMSNPNSQVQLAPQMGNLHRMFNKAISGEPVQMGTWAGIAGSVAFVLMGSLQLPVIMSIAGGAAIAALVHAAFATTSHLGRIVSQSQFNQPLFLDVITQHLGPITGHGFIVTFCIVGLSYLMTLSLPGFAHPFALPFLAVLWGITIGAIGSSTGDVHYGAEREYQQYPFGGGIPVAIHGDITRNAELGARNSIDVVYFCAKFGGPVTGFAFGLIVFLSFWTTIVFGAAGGVVAGLVIVLLLIYINNRIEVFARNKYGPYRE; from the coding sequence ATGGACCCTACGAGTATGATCGCAGGATTAGGTGTTGTTGCTCTAATGGGTGCTGCTGCAACCATTGCTGGCGCCGCAGAGGACTTAGAGTCCGATGTCGGATCCATGAGTAACCCTAACTCTCAGGTACAACTGGCACCCCAGATGGGCAACCTTCACAGAATGTTCAACAAGGCTATCTCTGGTGAACCAGTACAGATGGGTACCTGGGCAGGTATAGCCGGTTCTGTAGCTTTTGTTCTGATGGGATCACTGCAACTACCAGTTATAATGTCAATAGCTGGAGGAGCAGCCATAGCAGCTTTGGTTCACGCCGCATTCGCCACAACATCTCATTTAGGAAGGATCGTAAGCCAATCCCAATTTAATCAACCATTATTCCTGGATGTAATAACCCAGCACTTAGGACCAATAACTGGTCATGGATTTATAGTAACCTTTTGTATAGTAGGATTATCATACCTGATGACTTTAAGCTTACCAGGCTTCGCCCACCCATTTGCACTGCCCTTCCTGGCAGTATTGTGGGGAATAACCATCGGTGCCATTGGTTCATCAACAGGAGATGTTCACTATGGTGCTGAAAGGGAATACCAACAGTACCCATTCGGTGGAGGTATCCCAGTAGCTATTCACGGTGACATCACCAGAAATGCAGAACTCGGTGCCAGGAACTCCATAGATGTAGTTTACTTCTGTGCCAAATTCGGTGGACCTGTTACAGGATTTGCCTTTGGACTCATAGTATTCTTAAGCTTCTGGACCACAATAGTCTTCGGAGCTGCCGGAGGAGTAGTTGCCGGTCTAGTGATAGTCTTACTCTTAATATACATCAACAACCGAATCGAAGTATTTGCCAGAAACAAATACGGACCATACAGAGAATAA
- the mtrD gene encoding tetrahydromethanopterin S-methyltransferase subunit D: protein MDPLLMIGAVTAAGILIGGGVHFIPVGGAPAAIATATGVGTGTAMLAAGSGMTGLITAAAMTGQPLWLILASGAVGSMLMIGVTMLVGNWVYVWGVGTVPVSAKVNTDPITKYPQEKYVTPGTEGHGIPTVCFVSGIIGGLLGGIGGGLAYWAIYESLVTLPAYAPLISGQTSIAAAMVAGMFALGLFFVNAVIASYNIGGTIEGFHDPKFKRIPKGIVACLLASLVTGLIGVLLLKGGVF, encoded by the coding sequence ATGGACCCATTATTAATGATAGGTGCTGTAACCGCTGCAGGCATCCTCATTGGTGGAGGTGTACACTTCATACCAGTGGGTGGTGCTCCAGCAGCTATAGCAACAGCAACAGGTGTGGGAACAGGTACTGCTATGTTAGCAGCTGGTTCAGGAATGACTGGACTAATTACCGCCGCAGCCATGACCGGACAGCCACTCTGGCTAATTCTGGCATCAGGTGCAGTCGGTTCCATGCTCATGATAGGTGTTACCATGCTGGTAGGTAACTGGGTATATGTATGGGGTGTAGGAACTGTACCAGTATCTGCCAAGGTAAATACTGACCCAATTACAAAATATCCCCAAGAAAAATACGTAACCCCTGGTACTGAAGGACACGGAATACCAACCGTATGTTTTGTTAGTGGAATAATTGGAGGACTTTTAGGAGGAATTGGTGGTGGACTGGCTTACTGGGCCATTTACGAATCACTGGTTACCTTACCTGCTTACGCTCCATTAATATCCGGACAAACATCCATAGCCGCAGCAATGGTTGCTGGAATGTTTGCTTTAGGTTTATTCTTCGTTAACGCAGTAATCGCGTCTTACAACATTGGAGGAACCATCGAAGGATTCCACGACCCAAAATTCAAAAGAATCCCTAAAGGAATTGTGGCCTGTCTTTTAGCATCACTGGTAACAGGACTCATTGGAGTATTATTACTTAAAGGAGGTGTTTTCTAA